DNA sequence from the Parasphingorhabdus cellanae genome:
GACCACCGGCAACAAGAGCGAGATGAGCGTTGGCTATGCGACCATCTATGGCGATATGGCCGGCGGATATTCGGTGCTTAAAGATGCTTATAAACTGACCTGTTTCAAGCTGTCGGAATGGCGCAACCGCAACAAACCGTCCCTTGGCATGGGGCCAGATGGTCCGGTTATGCCGGAAACCGTCATCACCAAACCGCCAACGGCCGAGCTGCGGGAAGACCAGAAAGACAGCGACAGCCTGCCTGAATATGACATTCTCGACCCCTTGCTTCACGGCCTGATAGAAGAAGAGCTATCGGTATCCGATCTGGTTGAACGCGGCTTTGATCGCGAAACCGTGATACGGATCGAGAAATTGCTCTATATAGCCGAATATAAACGGCGTCAGGCGCCGCCCGGCGTGAAACTGGGCACCAGAAACTTTGGCCGTGACCGGCGCTATCCCATCACCAATGCATTTAGGACAATATGACCGTAAAAACCCGCTTCGCGCCCTCTCCAACGGGCCATCTTCATGTCGGCAATATCCGCACCGCGCTCCATAACTGGATGTTTGCCAAGAAACAGGGCGGCGAATTTCTGTTGCGGCTGGATGATACCGACAAGGAGCGTTCCAAGGAGGAATATGTCACCGCGATTCGCGCTGATCTGGCGTGGCTCGGCATCCATCCCGATAGCGAAGAGCGGCAGTCCGCGCGCTTTGACCGTTACGAAGAGCGGTTCGCGGAATTGCGAGCGGCGGGCCGGGTTTACCCCGCTTATGAAACGGCGCAGGAACTCGATCTTAAACGTAAGGTGCAGCTTGGGCGTGGAAAGCCGCCAACCTATGACCGGGGCGCACTCGATCTGACCGAAGTACAAATAGCCGCGTTTGAAGCCGAGGGCCGCAAGGCGCATTGGCGCTTCAAGCTGGATCACAATACGCCGATAGAGTGGACGGATCTTATCCGTGGCGACCAGCATTTTGATCCTGCTTTGCTCTCTGACCCGGTGATCCGGCGCGAGGATGGCAGCTGGCTCTATATGTTGCCCTCCACCATCGATGACATGGATATGGGCATTACCCATGTCGTGCGCGGTGAGGATCACGTCGCCAATACCGCAGTCCAGATTCAGATGTTTCAGGCCTTTGGTGCCGACACACCGGAGTTTGCCCATGAAGCCTTATTGGTTGGCACGGAGGGCAAGCTTTCCAAACGATTGGGGTCACTGGGCGTCGGCGGTTTTCGTGAGCGTCACATCGAGCCGCAATCGATTGTGGCGCTACTCGCTCGCATCGGTACCAGTGACCCGGTTGAACCCATTGCCGACGTTATGACGCTAGTAGAAGGCTTTGATTTTGAACGATTTGGACGCGCGCCAGCGCGTTTCGACGAGGAAGAGCTGGCGCAGCTGAACCAGAAGATCGTGCATCTTTTGGAATATATTGATGTAAAGGATCGCTTGCCGAGCGCTATGTCCGCCGAGGCTTGGGCGGTCATTCGCCCGAATTTGCATGATATGGGCGAAGTGGAGCGATGGTGGCAGGTGGTAACAGGGCCTGTGGCCGCCGCGGAACTTACCGCCGAAGACGTTGAATTTTTGGGGCAAGCACACGCGGCATTGGAGAATCTAAAATGGTCGGAGACCATCTGGAAAGACTGGACGGGAGCGCTGAAGGAAAGCACCGGCCGCAAAGGTAAGCCGCTGTTTATGCCGCTACGGCAAGCGTTGACAGGGCTTGGGCATGGCCCGGACATGGGCGCGCTTTTGCCGTTAATAGGCCGGGAATCCGCTCTCGAACGGCTGAAAAACGTCTCTTAATAGGCAGGTTCATAATCCGCTGTTTCGTGCCAGGTAGAGCACCAGAAATCCCATGCCCTTGATTTATATATGTAATAGTATAACATAACAAATGACGGTGCGGAACTATAGCGCCACATAATGGGGCAACTGCACTGTCATCCGAGGAGACGGATGAAAGGACAGACTTATGAGCTTCACATCAACTTACGCGCAGAAACCGCCCAATTATAAAGGGGTCGGCATGGCCGTCGGGGTACATGCTTTGATCATCGCCGGGATTATGGCGATGCCAGGCATTGATTTACCCGGGAAACTGCCGACTGTTATCGAAACATATGACGTCAAAGTGAAGCCGGAGCCGATAGAAGTTCCACCCGAACCAAAGGATGTGCAAGTGGAAACGCCAATGAAGGCGCAAGATACTGTAAAAGTAACGCCGATGGTTAAGCCGCCGATATTCAACGATCCGCCGGCCCAAGCTTTCAACACTGTTGAGAACGGGATAGATTTTGGCGGCCTTGGTGATCGTACCGAGATCCCGGTAACGCCCGTTGAGGCGATCCCTGATCCAGTCATCGCAGATGCCAGGCTTAACACGCGCTATAGCAGCCAGTTTCAGCCACCCTATCCCTCCGGCCTTTTGCGAATGGGTGAAGAGGGCATGATAACCGTGCGCGTGCTGGTGGGAACAGACGGCCGGGCCAAGCAAATCGAGCTGATTGATAGCCCGCATGAAGGATTTTGGACCGCGACCAAACGGCATGCGCTCAAAAAATGGCGGTTTGAGCCCGCGACCAAGGATGGAGCCGCCTTTGAAAGCTGGATCACCCTGAAAGTCCGGTTTGAGATTAATAGCTG
Encoded proteins:
- the gltX gene encoding glutamate--tRNA ligase, whose amino-acid sequence is MTVKTRFAPSPTGHLHVGNIRTALHNWMFAKKQGGEFLLRLDDTDKERSKEEYVTAIRADLAWLGIHPDSEERQSARFDRYEERFAELRAAGRVYPAYETAQELDLKRKVQLGRGKPPTYDRGALDLTEVQIAAFEAEGRKAHWRFKLDHNTPIEWTDLIRGDQHFDPALLSDPVIRREDGSWLYMLPSTIDDMDMGITHVVRGEDHVANTAVQIQMFQAFGADTPEFAHEALLVGTEGKLSKRLGSLGVGGFRERHIEPQSIVALLARIGTSDPVEPIADVMTLVEGFDFERFGRAPARFDEEELAQLNQKIVHLLEYIDVKDRLPSAMSAEAWAVIRPNLHDMGEVERWWQVVTGPVAAAELTAEDVEFLGQAHAALENLKWSETIWKDWTGALKESTGRKGKPLFMPLRQALTGLGHGPDMGALLPLIGRESALERLKNVS
- a CDS encoding energy transducer TonB, coding for MSFTSTYAQKPPNYKGVGMAVGVHALIIAGIMAMPGIDLPGKLPTVIETYDVKVKPEPIEVPPEPKDVQVETPMKAQDTVKVTPMVKPPIFNDPPAQAFNTVENGIDFGGLGDRTEIPVTPVEAIPDPVIADARLNTRYSSQFQPPYPSGLLRMGEEGMITVRVLVGTDGRAKQIELIDSPHEGFWTATKRHALKKWRFEPATKDGAAFESWITLKVRFEINS